The following nucleotide sequence is from Novipirellula artificiosorum.
CGAAATCTGTTCGGAAAGCTCGGTCCCCGGACAGATAATTTCCATCGAAGAGACTCGGTAATTTGGGAAGAATACCAACCGTAGCAAGTCTTTGGTCTTTGGATCCGCGTTGATCACCGAGGCAACGTTATTGATCAGCTTGACGATCAATTTTGCAACATGATACCCCGGAGCAGCCTTGCCGCCGATCAAAACACATCGCGAAACCATGTCTTTCGTTTCGCCACGGCAAATTCGGTCATACAGATGAATCACATGCAACACGTTCAGCAATTGACGCTTGTACTCGTGAATCCGCTTCACCTGGACGTCAAACATCGCCGCTTCATTGAACTCAACACCCGTGTTTTCCAGAACATAGTCGGCGAGACGACGCTTGTTTTCCTGTTTCACTTCCGCCCAACGTTTGCGGAAAGCGGGGTCTTCCGCCAAGGGGATCAGTTTCTTCATCTGCTCCATTTCCGAGTCCCACTCGGTGCCGATCGTCTCATTGAGAAGGTCTCGCAGACCCGGGTTGCAGTGAGAAAGCCAGCGGCGCTGTGTGACACCGTTGGTCTTGTTGTTGAACTTCTCAGGCCAAATGTGATAAAAGTCCGAGAACAAACCACTCTTCAGTAATTCGGTGTGCAGATGAGCGACACCATTGACCGAAAAACTGCCGACGATGCACAGGTAAGCCATTCGGATGTGCGGTTGATCGCCTTCTTCGACCAGCGACACACGGCGACGAAGCTCGGTATCGCCCGGATGCTTCTTCGCTACTTGAGACAAAAATCGCTCGTTGATTTCAAAAATGATCTCCAGCAGCCGAGGTAATAGTCGGCTGAACAACGCAACCGACCATCGTTCAAGTGCTTCGGGCAGCAAGGTATGGTTTGTGTAAGCCATGCATCGCGTGGTGATTTGCCAAGCAGTATCCCAATCAACTTTGTGCTCGTCCATCAACAAGCGCATCAGTTCGGGAACGGCACACGCGGGGTGGGTATCGTTCAATTGGAAGCAATTCAAGCGACCAAAATCGCTGAAATCATCACCATACTGCTCAACCCATTTAGCAAGCACATCTTGGAGACTTGCCGAGACAAGAAAGTACTGCTGCTTCAGACGCAGTTCCTTGCCGTTTTCGCTCGCATCGTTGGGGTACAACACCATCGAAATCTGATCTGCATTGTTCTTTTGGACGACCGCGTCGGGGTAATTACCCGAGTTGAATTCTTCCAGGTCGAACACGTCCGTCGCTTCGGCTTTCCACAACCGAAGTGTGTTGACCGTATCGTTTTTGTAGCCGGGAATCGGCATGTCATAGGGCACGGCCAACAAGTCGTGAGTTCCAACCCAACGGCTGTATGGCGTGCCGTTCTCATCCATGCAACGCTCGGTGTGCCCATACATTTTGATGGTCCGCGTGTGCTCAGGACGTTCGATTTCCCAGAAATTCCCATCGCGCAGCCAGTGATCAGGGGCTTCGACTTGCCGTCCAGCTTCGATCGATTGATGGAACATGCCGAATTCGTAACGGATGCCGTATCCAGCGACAGGCAACTGCAAATTTGCGCAGCTGTCCAGGAAGCAAGCTGCCAGACGGCCAAGGCCACCGTTGCCAAGCCCGGCATCGGGTTCCTCCTCAGCAACTTCTTCGAGGGTTACGCCGTAGCGGTGCAGTGCTTCACGTGAAGCTTCGTCCAAGTCCAAGTTCTGAACGGCGTTGTTGAGCGAGCGACCGAGCAAGAATTCGAGCGAAAAATAATGGACGCGCCGTTGGTCACTTTCGCGAAATCGCTCGCGGGTTTCACGCCAATAGGGGACCAATCGGTCACGAACGGCCGTCGCTAAGGCACGATAGTAATAGGTTGGATCCGATTCTTTGTCATGGATGCCAAGTGTGTAATAGAGGTGGCGACGAAGTTCATCAGGCAAAGACGCGAGCAGGTTATTGGAGTCCTCAAGCGAGATGTCAGCGGGGGCCATGGAGGTCTGGTCAAGCATCGTTTTCAGCGTCCTTCGTGATAAGTCGTTGCCGGAAATTTGGTTTGGCGATTTGGCATTGTCGCGAAATTCGCCCTTTTTGTCGATGTGATTCTAGGGTTTCTTCGCTACCACAACCGTCGATGTCAAACCCCCATCGTGGCACCAATGTCCGACGGCGGATCGATCGCCCAAAACAGGGGATTAAGGCGATTCGCTAGCTTTTGCTCTACGAATGGCTTTCGTCAATAAACGGTCAAATGTCGCCGCAAAGGCTTTCTTGTCGGTTTCGCCATAGGGCGGGCTGCCGCCGGTCACCATGCCGCTGCCGCGGAGATCATCGAGGAAATTCCGCATCGATAAACGGGTGGCAACCGTGTTGGGCGAATACTCATCGCCTCGAGGGTCGATCACAAACAGTCCCTTATCGACTAATTGCCCCGCCAAAGGCAAGTCCGCTGTGATCGCCAAATCGCCCGCCTCGCCATGAGTGACAATGTAGCGGTCTGCCTGATCGGCACCATCCGCGACTTGAATCGATCGAACCGTCGTCAACGCAACCGGTGTTTCAAGAAACCGGTTGGCCACCAACAGGGTTTCCACGCGGAGGCGTTTCGAAGCGCGAAACACAATCTGTTTCACATCAAAAGGGGCGGCGTCGGCATCGATCCAGATTTTCAATGAAATGGCCCTCTCGAACTCGTCAACCGATCGCTTCATCGATCAGGAGAGACGCATCGGTCAAAAATGGGAATGACCGAGCGGTCCCGCAACCCTGATTAGCCGCGTTGTTCGATCGGAACGAAACTGCGTTCGGTCTGACCGGTGTAGATCTGACGAGGGCGATTGATTCGAGTCGCCGGATTATTATGCATTTCAATCCAGTGAGCGATCCAGCCGGGAAGTCGGCCGATCGCAAACAAGACGGTATACATCTGAATCGGGATTCCAAGGGCTCGATAGATCACACCCGAATAAAAGTCAACGTTCGGATAGAGCTTTTTCTCGATGAAGTACTCGTCCCTTAGAGCAACTTCTTCAAGCTGCTGGGCAACTTCAAACAACGGGTCGTCAAGATTCAATTTCTTGAGCAATTTATCACAACTGGCTTTGATGATCGTGGCTCGCGGATCGAAGCTCTTGTAGACGCGATGGCCAAAACCCATTAATCGGTAGCTGTCATCTTTATCCTTCGCCCGGTCAACATACTTTTGAACATTGCCACCGTCTTTGGCGATTTCATCCAGCATGTTCACGCATGCCTCATTCGCTCCACCGTGAAGCGGTCCCCACAATGCACTGATGCCAGCCGAAATGGACGCAAACAAGTTGGTGTTGCTGCTACCGACCATCCGTACCGTCGAGGTGCTGCAGTTCTGTTCGTGATCAGCGTGAACGATCAGTAGCAACCGCAATGCTTCGATAAAATCGGGATCCACCACGTAGTCTCGTGCCGGAGTGGCAAACATCATATGCAAGAAGTTCTCACAGTATCCCAAATCATTGTTGGGATACATGAAGGGTTGGCCAACCGATTTCTTATAACTGTACGAAGCAATCGTGGGCAATTTCGCCAGCAGTCGATACAGCGAGATCTCGACCTGCTTGGGGTCGTTCGGGTTGAGCGAGTCCTGATAAAACATTGCCAACGCCCCGACAACACTGCTCAGAATCGACATCGGGTGAGCGTCGCGCGGGAAGCCGTTGTAGAACGACTTCATGTCCTCGTGGATCATGGTATGGTCGCGGATCCCCGCACGAAATTCGGCCGCTTGAGCTGCGGTGGGTAAGTCGCCATAGATCAGCAAGAAGGTGGTCTCGATGAAGTCGCAATTTGCGGCAAGTTGTTCAATCGGGTAACCCCGGTAACGGAGGATACCTTTTTCGCCATCCAGAAAGGTGATCGCGCTACGCGTGCTGCCGGTATTCACAAACCCTTCGTCGAGCGTGATCATTCCCGTCTGTCCACGCAATTGACTGATGTCAACGCCACGCTCCCCTTCACTGCCTTCCACAACCGGCAACGAGGTTTCCGTCCCATCGTAAACCAGCTTTGCTTCACCTTTTTGTTTCACGTCTAGACTAGCAGCGTTGCTCATTTAGGATTCCAGGTTGGTTGGGACAATCAAACGGATCGCGACGAGAGGAGAAAACGGGTCGCTTTACACTCTTTCAAGTTTTGCCCTAGTGTAGCCAGCCGACAACAACTCGACAATCACGTTGACAGGACACTGCAAAACGCTCGGTTTCGCGGCCGGGCTAGCCAGCTTTTTGATCCTTCACGCTTTGGCGATGAATCCGCATGGAATCGATTTTTCGATTACTGGCTTTTAAGATTTCGATTTCCGATTCGCCCAGTGTGAGTCGATGGCCTGCTTCGGGAATTGCTCCGGTGTGGAACAAAACGTAACCGGCAATCGTTTCGTAATCGTCGCTTTCGGGTAAATCCCACCCAAGCAATTCGTTTAAGTCGTCGATCATCAATCGGCCATCGACTTCGACGGTGTTGTCGTCGATCATTTGCAACCCGATCTCTTCCTCCTCGTCGGACTCGTCAACGATCTCGCCGACGATCTCCTCCAAGGCATCCTCAATGGTCACGACGCCTGTGGTTTGTTGAAATTCGTCGAGTACGATCGCCATGTGGCTGCGGCTATGCAAGAACTCACGCAACAAAAACTCAACCGACCGATCAACCGGCACCACCCAGCTGCGGCGCATGATTTCGGTGATCGGCTGATCCGGTTTGCCGTCTCGCTGCAAGTACTCCAGCAGATCCTTGACATACAAGATGCCGATCACGTTGTCGAGCGTTCCGTCGTAGACGGGGAATCGAGTTCTGCCCGCATCCACGATCGTTTTGAGGATCTCGTCCCAGCTCCACGAGACATCGATCGCATCGACGTCACCCCTCGGTGTCATGATGTGCCCGACGGTGTCTTCATGCAAGGTCATGACGCCTTGGATCATCTCGCGCACCCCGGGTCCGAAGTAACCTTCGCGCTGGCCCGCCGTTACGATGGTGCGAATCTCATCTTCCAGTTGCTCTTCGTCTTCATCTTCATGCTCCTGCTTGCCAGCCAAGCGTCGTGTGATCACTTCGACCAATTCCCCCGGTGCGGACAACGGATGCATCAGAGTCGACAAGGTGCGCCAAAAGGGCCATGTGTGGTAAAGCACCTGAGTCGAGGCGAACCGTGTGACCGCCGTCGGAATCCAGACGTGGATCAACATCATCGACAAGCCCGCCCCGGTGGCCCACACGGTGAGAATCTTACCGTTGGGCTGAACCTCGGCTGCGAACAACGCGGCCGTCCCTGAAATCAAGAACAGGGTTGTTCCGATCATTCGCAAATACTCGCTGCCTCGGATCGCGGCGTCTTGATGGTCGATGACCGCACCAAATCGCTCGCGATTCTTGTTCAGCCGACAATACGCCTCGAGCGACCGACCGGCAAAGCGGTCCAGCAATTCGCCGCCGAGGCCTCCGACGCTGCTAAGTGTGAAACCGAACGCGGATAGCAACCACCCATAGATTGGCTCGGTCATTGCGATCCCCCCGGTGCATGGATTTCTGACGATCGAGGCTCAGCGGGAGCATACTTTTCAGCGTCCTCGATGCCGAGTTGTCGGAGGACGTCCCGCTCGGCGATTCGCATCTCCGCTCGCGAACAAGGATCTTGGTCCTCCATGCCGGTGATATGCAGCGTGCCGTGAACGACGTACAGCAGCAGCTCGTTTGCGAGGGGCCAGCCTGCCTCGGCCGCCGAACGCCGGGCCGTTTCGATGCTGACGACCAGTTCGCCTGCGATTTGAGGTGGATCAGCGAGGTAGCCGAAACTGATCACATCGGTTTCGTAATCATGATCGAGGTGGCGACGATTGATTTCGCGGATCACCGAATCCTCGGTAATTCGAACGCCGATCTCGCCGCAACGATACTTTCGATGCGCAAGCGCATGTTCAATCGCGGTGCGAAGTTTGACATCCCATTCCGCTTCCGACCATGGAGCAGGTAAAGGGTCATCCGCAAGGATTTCGATCAAAAGAGATTCCGCCGGTTGGCGATCCCCTTCGTTAGGCAGATTGTTGACCAGGGTATTTGACACGTGCGTGGTAGATCGCGGTTAAGGATTTGACAAGGCTGGCGCGGACGCGGTCGAGTTGGCGGAACGTCAGCCCGCATTCGTCGAATTGGCCATCCGCCATTTTCTTTTGGGCAATCGAATCAACAAGCCCTTGAATCCGCGAGGGTGTCGGGTCCACCAACGTCCGCGAGGCACTTTCGACGGTGTCCGCCAACATCATCACGGCGGCTTCGAGCGTTTGGGGTTTCGGCCCTGGATAACGAAAATCCTTGTCGCTAACCGATTCGCCGTTTGGGTTTTCTTCGCTTCGGCGCGCGGCTTCGCGATAGAAATACTCGACCAACGTGGTGCCGTGATGCTGCAAAATGAAATCGACAATCGACTCCGGCAGATGGTGACTACGAGCCAAGTCGGCACCATCTTTGACATGCGCGATGATCACCAAGGTACTCATCGCGGGCTGCAGCGAATCGTGTTGGTTGATTCCGGCACTTTGGTTTTCGATAAAGTACTCGGGCTTAAACATTTTTCCGATGTCATGAAAATAGGCTCCGACGCGGACCAGCAGCCCATTGGCACCAATGGCATCGGCAGCGGCTTCCGCGATCGACGCCACGTTGATCGAGTGGTTGTAGGTCCCCGGTGCTCGCTGTGCCAACCGTCGCAGCAGCGGATGGGAGGCGTCGCCCAGTTCCAGCAAACTCAAGTCGGTTTGCACACCAAATGCTTTTTCGACGAGCGGCAGCAATCCAGTCATCGCGGCGGCCGACACCAAAATACAAACGCCCGCCCAAAGCGATTCTCGCCCCAGCCCAAACACAACCGTTTCAAATTCAGGACCGCTGTACATCCCTTCCAGGTCGCCGCTGAAATCACTTGCCGAAAGCGTCTGCGCCGTAACCACGCCCACACCCACCACCGTCATCGTCGTGATCGCCGCCGAGACCGCGCCGACATACAACAAGTGGGTGCGGCTGCGAATACGGCCGAGCAACAAGATACAGCTCGTACTGGCCGCCAACAACATCACCATTTCCGAGATTCGGGCGCCAAGAAAAAGCGTCACGGTCAGACACAGTGCTGCCATCAACAGCAACGCCAATTCCCGACCGTAGACGACAGCCATCACCGTGGACGCCAAAACCAGCGGAATCAACTCAATTCGCCATTCGTCTCTGGCGGCATAAAAACAAAGTGCGACCGTCGCGACAATCAAAAGCAGCATTTTTGCGAGCTTGACACGATCGAGCAGCAGTTCGCGATCCTCAACGAAGAAAACGTAGGATCCGCACAGCAAGTACAGCGCCGTAATCATGCCTGCGTAAGCGGCAAAACGTGCCAACTTGTCCCGCCAGCCCATCCGATTGGCGAACTCGCTCTCCTCCATACGCAGCAGCGCAAGCTCTTTACCCGTGAGCGGTTTGCCGGCATCCGCCAATTTGGAATCGCCCGAATAGTAGGTTGTCATCACCGGTTCAACCCGAGCGGCTGCGGCCACACGCGCTCGTTCGCTCATTTCATCGTCGTAGACTAAGGTCTCGTATTTCGGTAGTTCGTTTATGATCCATTCGCTGATCATCCGTGCCACGACTTGATCCGGATCGTTGTCAAACCGTAAGCGAAAGTACTCGTGCAACAGGCTCTGCAAGTCGGTGCTTGCTTGAGCGATACGCACCTTGCTCGCTTCCACCGGCACGGCATCATCGGGTTGACCCGCGGGATAAACCAAGATGATCCGTTGATTGCCTTGGTCAGGCGTGTGTTGCATTGACCGCAGCAAGCCATTTGCGTAAATCGGTTTCATCGCCATCGCGACCGCTTCGTCCACCTTGGTCAACTCGGGATCTGTCGACAAAATCGATTTCAGCAGGGCGAACCGATCCGTAGCCGTGTCACCTGGACCAGCGGTTTCATCGCCCTCATAGAATTGCGCGAAAGCGTTGTGTTCATCCTCGGTCATCTGGTCAAACGACTGGGCCCCAAGTGCCAGGAACAGCTGGTCCTTCAAGATCGCTCGCAATTGATCGAGCGGTTTGGTCCGGTTCCGGTAAAGCACCGGTTCCTCACGTCGTTTTTGTCGGCGAACGGCATCGGTTTCCAGCTCATCCGGAACTTGAAACGTGACACGCGTGATCAAATCGCGGGGCAAGACGGAACCCTTGCGATAGGCAAACGGTGGTCGCCAGGATTGGCAGAGCACCAACATCAACGCGGCCGCAAGGACCGCCATGCCCACTCGCAGCAAAAAGTCCGCCTTGTCGCCACGCTGCCACCACTGGATGAACCGAGGCTTGGGGATACCAAGCGACTCGATGCGTTCTTGACGGGTTCGTTGTTTGGTTGTGCTACTCATCGCTATGAGCATCGTACGCTTTGACGATCCGTTGGACCAACCGGTGCCGGACAATATCCGAGTCGCGGAGTGTAAGGGAGCCAATTCCGTCAATACTGCCAAGCCGTTGCATCGCATCGCGCAGCCCGCTGGTGATACCGCGAGGCAAGTCCTGTTGCGAAATATCGCCGCTGACCACCATTTTGCTGTTTTCGCCCATTCGAGTGAGGAACATCTTCATCTGAGCCACCGTGGTATTCTGGGCCTCGTCCAGAATAATGAATGCGTCATTGAGCGTCCGGCCTCGCATGTAGGCAAGCGGAATCACCTCGATTACATCTTGCTCCATCAGCTCTCGAGATTGATCGTAGTCGATCATTTCCCCCAAAGCGTCCATCAACGGACGCAGGTACGGATTCAGTTTGGCACGTAAATCTCCCGGCAGGAACCCCAAACTTTCCCCGGCTTCGACCGCTGGGCGCACCAACACGATCTTGCGGACCAATCCGGCTCGGAGCGCTTCGACCGCCATCGCGACGGCCAAGTAGGTCTTACCACAACCGGCTGGGCCCGCCGCAAAGGTCAAATCGTGGCTGCGAATGGTATCGACATAGTGTGCCTGGCCTGGTGTTCGCGGCTTGATCCGACGACCAGCATGTTGGATGTCGATCTCGTCGCCTGAGATCCGAGGCAGCACACCTTCGATCACCGCTCCTTGCTCGGTCGCGGCGCCGTCGACGTCGTCGATGCTGAGCGTTCCCTTTTTTCGCGAGATTTGACGCATCTTTTCCAAGGTTCGGGTCGCTTGCTGAACGCGATCCCCATCACCGGCAATCCGGATTTGTCCATCACGCTGGGTAATGCTGACATCAAACAACCGCCGCAGCTTGCGAATGTGCTGGTCGCGCGGCCCGAAAAGAGTGAGAACCTCTTCCGAGTTGGTGATCGCTAAAGTCGCTTCGGTCATTCAAATGCCTGAAAAATAATCTTCCGGGTCGGGCCGAGACGCATCGCGGGTGCAAAACGAATCAACTCACCTTGTACTACGTATTACATTCCAAACCGGAAGAAATACAAAATGATTTTGTTAAACAATAGGTCCAGCGACCCCTGCGGAAAAGCACAGAAACGCTGGCATGATCGCTGCGATCAGCGAATCGGTCACATCCCACACGCCACCAAGACCAGGCAACAATTGTCCACTGTCTTTCGCGTCCGCATCGCGTTTCACTAAGGATTCCGCTAAATCGCCAAGCATACCGGACACTGCCAAAACAGGCCCCAATACGATGGCCCCCCCAAGGTGGTGCAAAAACGACAAATCGGCACCGACAAATCCGAACGCAGGAAAAAGCCAACGCAAACATACGAACGCAACGATCGTGCTGGTCGCAATTCCTCCGATCGCACCCTCAATCGTCTTTCCTGGACTGAGCCGCGGAATCAATTTGTGGCGTCCGAGGGCTCGGCCCACAAAATAGGCGCCTGCATCGGATGACTTGGTCACCGCCAAGGTGGTCAAAATCGCTGCCAATCCCCAGTTTCCGCTTCCCATCATTCGCAGCGAAACCAGCAGCGCCATGGGCACGGCGACGTAACTGGACACAAACACCGAGGAGCAGGTGCGGCCAATTGCATGACTTTTGGTCGATTTTTGATCGTCCCCGCCGTACACCCACATTTCATGGCCCATCGCCAGCATCACAGCAGCCACCACGCCGAAAACAATCCATCCCAACTGCCCGATCTCGCAATCGACCGGATAGACCTGCCCAAAGATCGGCCAAAGCATCGGAACACAGGCGGAAAGGGTTACCGTTGCCGTGCCGGCGATCGCCACGAACGGCGAAATTGGCCGTCCGCTTTGCTGGATCAGCCCCGCCAAATCCCAGGCGGTGCCAAGTGAGAAGAACACCAAAACCGGCAGCAGCCACAGTCCTTCGGCACCCGTCATCCCATGGGTCGCGTCCATGTAGACCAGCGTGCAGATCACAACGATCAAGAGGGCAGATGTTTTCAGTCGATCAATCAGCACGCAGTGGTTCTCCGAAGTCGGGCTCGCGGGTGGCCGTCGGCTTGTCGCCGGACCTACTCATTCACACTCAAACCGCCAAACCGACGTTGACGTGTTGAGAAATCGCCGATCGCACTGAGAAAGTGCTCTCGCGTGAACTCGGGCCAACACGTTTCGGTCACCCAAAGTTCGGCGTAACTGAGTTGCCACAATAAGAAATTACTCACTCGCATGTCACCGCCCGTGCGGATCATCAAATCGACTTCGGGCAACCCAACGGTATAGAGCCTGCTGGCCACCAATTCTTCGTCGATGTCCTCTTCGTGGAGGGAACCTTCTGCGACCTCGCGGGCCAATTCGCGAACCGCATGGGTGATTTCGTCACGGCCGCCATAATCGATCGCTAAGACCAGCTCCGTTCCTGGGTTGCTGTCGGACATCGCCAGCGTCTTGTTCATTTCTACGATCACGTTTTCCGGCAAGCGGTCACGGCGGCCAATCACCTTCAATCGCAATCCTTGGTCCATGATCGTGCGCCTCTCCTCGACCAAATACTGCTCGAGCAAGTGCATCAAGAAATCAAGTTCCGCACGAGGACGTTTCCAGTTCTCGCTCGACAAACAGTACAGCGTCACCGCTGCAATGTTCAGTTTTGTTGCGGTTTCGCTAACCATTCGCACGGTGCCGACGCCGCGTCGATGCCCTTCGATTCGCGGTAGACCACGGGATTCGGCCCAACGACCGTTGCCGTCCATGATGATCGCGATATGTCGAGGCTGGTTCGCAACCGGTTGGGTGACGCCCTGTCGCTCAGCAGCGTGAACAGATTCTGTCATCGAAGCTTTCTAAACGGATTGCAATTCCAGTACAGATGCTGCATCGGTGAAGATCGTTTGTGCACGATCGGGACCAACCGACAAAACGCCAACAGGGACACCGACAAGTTCTTCAATGCGGCGAACATAGGCGAGTGCACCAGCGGGGAACTGGTCCATGCTGCGAACATGGTCGACGGGTTCTTTCCAACCAGGAATCGTTTCGTAAATAGGCTTGCAACGGCGCAGCTCATCCGCGTGACCCGGGAACCGCTCGATCCGTTTACCATCAAGCTCGTAAGCAACACAGACCTTCAATTCATCCAAGTGCGCCAGCACGTCCATCATCATCAGCGCCAATCGGGTCACCCCGCTAAGCCGCGACGTGTAACGAACCGCAACGGCATCAAACCAACCGCATCGACGTGGCCGCCCCGTGGTGGTGCCATATTCATTGCCAAGTTCACGAATGCGATCCCCCGTTGCATCGCTGAGCTCGGTCACAAAAGGTCCCCCGCCGACTCGCGTGCTGTACGCTTTGCAAACACCAAGCACCGTGTTGATCCATTTTGGAGGAACACCCGCACCAGCACAAACGCCCACACCGCTGCTGTTGCTGCTGGTGACGAACGGGTAGGTGCCGTGGTCGATATCCAAGAGTGCACCTTGAGCCCCTTCAAACAACAGCCGTTTGTTCGCCTCCGCTGCATCGAGAAGTAAATCCGTTGTGTCGCCGATCATCCCTTGCAAACGCTCGGCCCACGAGGCGGCCAAGGGGACGACCACATCCGGTGCGATCTTTTGCAGTTCGTCGTCGGATGCGCCAAGATTCTTCAGCAAGTTGATTTTCTGCTCGGCAACCGTACGAATCCGATCGTCGCGATGCGATTGGACCAAGTCGGTCATGCGAATCGCATGCGTCCGCCCCACTTTGTCGCGATAGCACGGCCCGATGCCACGGTTGGTGGTTCCGATCGATTCGCCCCGCACCTCGGTCGCGTTGATTTGCCGATCTTCGGCCATGTGCCATGGCATCACCAAGTGAGCCCGCTCGCTGATCAGCAGGTTTTTCGAACAATCGATCCCACGAGGCGCTAGGGCATCCATTTCATCAAGCATTGTGGACGGATTGATGACGACGCCAGGGGTGATCAGATTCTGCACTTGTGGGTGCAGAATACCACTAGGGATGTGGTGCAATTTATAGGTCTGGTCGCCTGCGACGACCGTATGACCGGCATTCGCGCCCCCCTGATAACGAACGACGATGTCAAACTGGGGCGCCAGCAAGTCGACTAACTTGCCTTTCGCTTCGTCGCCCCACTGCAGACCAATGACACAAGTACCCGACACCAAACGAACTCCCGACAATTATGGGGGGCTGAAAATGCTGCGGGAGAAGCCCCACGGCGCAAACCGAAAAGCGTAAGCCGCAGTACGGATGCTGGCAAGAGGCGGGAGGAATCGGCCGGGGAGGCAATCATGGCTGAGGGCGTTGAAAAGCCAGTCCTCGCCCACGCGACGGCTCTACTCAAAATCTTGTGCCAATTATAGGAACGGAGTCGGTTTGGAAGCGGGCTGAATGGCCAGCGGGCCGGAAAACACCGAAGGCTGACCGCTGACCGCTGACGGCTGACCGCGACTTCCAAATGTCTGCTTGCGCGTCTCCGGCCGACCCGAAAATCCTCGCAACCGTTTCAACCGCTCAATGCCGCACCGAAAAGGTTTCCATTTCTTCAAAGTTGACTGCAGAAACGTTGACCTTTCCGCTCCTGAAACGTCCACTTGCACGTGAAGACCTGCGCGCAATGACGTGATTGCGCGACTCGGCACATTGTACTTGTACGGGATTGATGGATGTCGACACGACGCCACCTATTTGCTGCGATCGCGCTTGCTGCGACCCAGTTCATCGCCACCGACGCTTCGGCATGCTGTTTAACCGATTGGCTGTTCGGACGCACTCCGGTCTATGTCGCTGGTTACACCCCCGCGCCCGCTACGGTTTGCTCCGCGGATGGTTGCACGACGATGCCTTACGCGGCCGGCTATGCCCCCGTGGTCTCGGCACCCTATGTTGCCGGTTACCCTTCGGCGGTGCCGC
It contains:
- a CDS encoding hemolysin family protein, with product MTEPIYGWLLSAFGFTLSSVGGLGGELLDRFAGRSLEAYCRLNKNRERFGAVIDHQDAAIRGSEYLRMIGTTLFLISGTAALFAAEVQPNGKILTVWATGAGLSMMLIHVWIPTAVTRFASTQVLYHTWPFWRTLSTLMHPLSAPGELVEVITRRLAGKQEHEDEDEEQLEDEIRTIVTAGQREGYFGPGVREMIQGVMTLHEDTVGHIMTPRGDVDAIDVSWSWDEILKTIVDAGRTRFPVYDGTLDNVIGILYVKDLLEYLQRDGKPDQPITEIMRRSWVVPVDRSVEFLLREFLHSRSHMAIVLDEFQQTTGVVTIEDALEEIVGEIVDESDEEEEIGLQMIDDNTVEVDGRLMIDDLNELLGWDLPESDDYETIAGYVLFHTGAIPEAGHRLTLGESEIEILKASNRKIDSMRIHRQSVKDQKAG
- a CDS encoding glycogen/starch/alpha-glucan phosphorylase, yielding MLDQTSMAPADISLEDSNNLLASLPDELRRHLYYTLGIHDKESDPTYYYRALATAVRDRLVPYWRETRERFRESDQRRVHYFSLEFLLGRSLNNAVQNLDLDEASREALHRYGVTLEEVAEEEPDAGLGNGGLGRLAACFLDSCANLQLPVAGYGIRYEFGMFHQSIEAGRQVEAPDHWLRDGNFWEIERPEHTRTIKMYGHTERCMDENGTPYSRWVGTHDLLAVPYDMPIPGYKNDTVNTLRLWKAEATDVFDLEEFNSGNYPDAVVQKNNADQISMVLYPNDASENGKELRLKQQYFLVSASLQDVLAKWVEQYGDDFSDFGRLNCFQLNDTHPACAVPELMRLLMDEHKVDWDTAWQITTRCMAYTNHTLLPEALERWSVALFSRLLPRLLEIIFEINERFLSQVAKKHPGDTELRRRVSLVEEGDQPHIRMAYLCIVGSFSVNGVAHLHTELLKSGLFSDFYHIWPEKFNNKTNGVTQRRWLSHCNPGLRDLLNETIGTEWDSEMEQMKKLIPLAEDPAFRKRWAEVKQENKRRLADYVLENTGVEFNEAAMFDVQVKRIHEYKRQLLNVLHVIHLYDRICRGETKDMVSRCVLIGGKAAPGYHVAKLIVKLINNVASVINADPKTKDLLRLVFFPNYRVSSMEIICPGTELSEQISTAGKEASGTGNMKFMMNGAITIGTLDGANIEIRDQAGAENFFLFGLDAKGVEVAKQKYDPNAIIAADTDIQRVMEMLEGGMFNEQEPGIFDLLTTGLRNPHDQWLTIADLRSYINAQVEASKTYLDSEKWNRMSILNAANSGWFSSDRTIQQYADEIWGAKPLQDS
- a CDS encoding YaiI/YqxD family protein, which codes for MKIWIDADAAPFDVKQIVFRASKRLRVETLLVANRFLETPVALTTVRSIQVADGADQADRYIVTHGEAGDLAITADLPLAGQLVDKGLFVIDPRGDEYSPNTVATRLSMRNFLDDLRGSGMVTGGSPPYGETDKKAFAATFDRLLTKAIRRAKASESP
- the ybeY gene encoding rRNA maturation RNase YbeY, giving the protein MSNTLVNNLPNEGDRQPAESLLIEILADDPLPAPWSEAEWDVKLRTAIEHALAHRKYRCGEIGVRITEDSVIREINRRHLDHDYETDVISFGYLADPPQIAGELVVSIETARRSAAEAGWPLANELLLYVVHGTLHITGMEDQDPCSRAEMRIAERDVLRQLGIEDAEKYAPAEPRSSEIHAPGGSQ
- a CDS encoding citrate synthase; protein product: MSNAASLDVKQKGEAKLVYDGTETSLPVVEGSEGERGVDISQLRGQTGMITLDEGFVNTGSTRSAITFLDGEKGILRYRGYPIEQLAANCDFIETTFLLIYGDLPTAAQAAEFRAGIRDHTMIHEDMKSFYNGFPRDAHPMSILSSVVGALAMFYQDSLNPNDPKQVEISLYRLLAKLPTIASYSYKKSVGQPFMYPNNDLGYCENFLHMMFATPARDYVVDPDFIEALRLLLIVHADHEQNCSTSTVRMVGSSNTNLFASISAGISALWGPLHGGANEACVNMLDEIAKDGGNVQKYVDRAKDKDDSYRLMGFGHRVYKSFDPRATIIKASCDKLLKKLNLDDPLFEVAQQLEEVALRDEYFIEKKLYPNVDFYSGVIYRALGIPIQMYTVLFAIGRLPGWIAHWIEMHNNPATRINRPRQIYTGQTERSFVPIEQRG